Within Vicia villosa cultivar HV-30 ecotype Madison, WI linkage group LG1, Vvil1.0, whole genome shotgun sequence, the genomic segment gcgctgatttgtgcatactctttatatatttcctgaaagggaaattgcaatgtattagagtaccacattatctcacacaaaattcatatccttgttatcatcaaaactaagaatattgatcagaacaaatcttgttctaacaaaagttTCCTCTTGAACCCTTCACCACGAGTCATATGGCAAATCCATTTACGTTCATTATTCCAATTCTCTTGGAATATGAGAAATATCCATCCATCCAAACTAGAGTTTGGCTCCAAACCTTATCCCAAACCGATATAATCTATCTTGGTTAAGTCTAGCAAGGTTCCCCACAAGCAGTTTTCTCCACATAACTTTTAGACTTGTTTCCTCTCAATACACCAACTTTCTAAAGtgtttatgttaaatatttgtttaatggATTCATAATACATTAGACATTATAATCTAAACACTTTAAACATGTTTGAGATTCTAGAATTAGaaagatattttaaatttttaaaaaatacggaGAAAAAGAATTTCACCTATTTTATTATCACCCCTCCCAATTTGTGGCAGCACTCTCCTTCACATAAAATGTAAAAAGGAAGAGTGTGAATACGTGAGACAAATTTGCGAATTTAGAATAAGTCGCAAGATTGCTCGTTCCAAATTCTGGAGATTTACACATATGGCCTCCGAAATTATACATCTCATTCTCCCAATTTTTCTTATTCCAATTTTATTCCTGAAGAGATACAAagaattttcaaatcaaatttccggTACACCCTATCAAATTTTCAGTACGACCAAAAATTTCCACTTGCTCCTAAATTTCCACTTTATTAGATGGTATGATAATACgcaccggaaatttcaaaatttccattATGATAATATGcactgaaaattttaaaatttccaatAATATTGATAAATGAtaataccggaaattttgaaattttcggtagcaAATacaagaaattttgaaatttccagtaCAATATACCAAAAAATTTTCAAGAAATACCGTAAATCTTACTAGTTTTTGCCAAATTTCCCATAGGCCTTCGAAATTTCCGATATCGTCAAAGAATTTGAAAAATCCAATTTTTCTCGTAAATTGTGAAAACGTGGTAATGAAAATTAATCGGACAATTTGGTCTTTTCTTAAGTTGGGGGTCTCATGTATAATTTGGAGGTGGCAAAGACAAATTCTCCAAATTCTTATATCTATTCACACCATTTTATCTTATTTTCTCCGGATACACAACAACTCCCTAATACAGATAACCCATTTgcattttcaaaatttttggtctaaaaatttaataaatggaTAAACTTTTCCTCTTTGGAATGTTGTTAAACTAACAGAAAAACTTGAATCGTCAAGACAAAGAAAGCCCTTCCCAAATGTGAGGAAGTGACTCAGAACATTTAGTTGTTAGGTTTTAGTTTCTTCAGCAACTACAAAAACAATCAAGTTTTATACCACTAAATAGCATCCGCAATTCCCTTGGCTAATATTTGGGGAAAATATATAATGACTTAACTTTGAAATTGACTCATTCCAAAAACAAAGATTAAGAAGAAACTGACTCATTCTAGTGAAAACGAACTTTTGATCAAGAAGTAAATCATCACACCCTGATATGGTCCTCTACAGTTATAAATGCACAAAGACAATCCTTTTCAGAAACTACTAcaaaataaacatacaaaatgTGTCAACTTTCACCAGGAGGCGGAGTACCGCAGATTCAAATGCCCTATAACATGTCACACCAAAATTTGACAGGTTGATCACCATTGCGCCAGTGGTTTCCAGAGACCCTATGGACTTCCTTGTTAATCATAAAAAAACATGGATCATTCAAATAACACAAACCCAATACAAAGCAATGACCCATCATTTTCAACTTCTCATCCGCCTCAAACATAAAAACATCAGAGCAGGTACAACCTCTGCTGATCACAGACTCATTCAATCACAAGTTCATAACCCTCCACTCATTTCTAAAGAAAAGCAATTCCTCAACAAGTTATTAATATCTTACAAATACATGCCAACCGAGGTCaggtttgaagaaaaaaaaacagtatGCTCAATACTAGAAAATTCAAGGCCACCGTCATCAGGTCTTTTGGTTAAAAcatcaataatagtaataataaaaagatAGCAGCAATAATGAACCACACATTAGTCAACAAAACAAACTTGAATCAACCAACCTAatgaagtttcaaaatttcataacCGTTACAAAtaaaaagtcaataaaataaaTCATGGAAAAATCACCCCATAACAACATCAGGAAAATCACACAGAAAGAGTTCTCAATTTCCTCAAGCGCTTGACAGATGGTGTACCAACTATTGTCCTCCGGACCTTCTTCAGTTTCGCCTTTTTGGTCTGGGAAGACATCTCCCTGACCGGACCTGGAGGAACACCCTTTTTGAGTGCACTTCCTCTTGGTGTAACAGAGGGAGGAATTCTCAAACTCTGAGGAGGTAAAGGACTGTTTGGCTTCCATACCAAGTTATTTTTCATGGAAAATCTTACCATCTTCGAACTTTTCTCCCCACTCTTAGCTACTGCAGAGTCTTCAGCGTCTCCACCATTCGATTCAAGATCCTTAGATATCTTCCCCGTAGAATTCTTGGTTCTTTTTCTCTTCTTAGATACAGTCTCGGTAGCAGCTCTGGGTGTAACACATAAACTTGTATCACCATCATCCAAACCTGCTTCCGCTGCAACCTTCTCAAACTGTTTTTGGAGATTTGAAATCACAGTCTCCGTCAAAACCAACTCGTCGTCAACTTCTTCATCAACCAAATCCCCACCATTTTCAGTAGCAACATTCTTATCGCCATTCTCAGCAGAATccttatctttcttcttcttcttcttactcttcttttccttcttcactTTATCAACAGAATCCTCCTTATCCTTCTTGCATTTCTTCAGCAACTTCCCATTAACAACATCAGCATCAACCTCAACATCAGGAACCAAATCCGACACTTCTTCATCACCCCTTCCAACAGAATCCGGAATCGAAAACTCAAACCCCGAAATACCAGCATCCTTCTCCAGCTTCAAAAACTCGCGATGCAGCTCAAACAAAACCTTCCTATTCCCCTGAACACAATCCGGAGCAGAAGCCAGCTCAAACAACTTCGAACCAAAACCCATCGCCAACGCAATCGTCCCCAAATTCACAACATCAACATTCCCCTCACCACCTTCCTCCCCACTCTTCTTAACCTCCAACAACCTCCTCCCATTCCTCAACAACACATCAAACAAACCACTCTTAATCTTCCCTAACAAAACCTTATCCCCCAATTTCCCCATCACAGTAAAAAACGGCTTAAACATCACTTCCAAAACCTCTTCCTTAATCGGAAGAAACGGCGTAAACTCCTCGAGAAAAACCGAAGCAACATGATAATTAACCCCACTCCCCTGCAACAACTTATCTGTCGAACCAAAAGTAGCATCATCCAAACAATTCACAATAACCTTCACAAATTCCAAATCCCATGAATTCTTATTAATCAGCGAAAAACCCTTGGAAACAAATCTACGAATCAGAAGATAGAATTTATCTAACCTCAACGCATCGATACCGGACCATTCACGACGCATCGTGACGAAGAACGTTTCAAAATACTGAACGGCGAACGAAGGATGGAGTATCAAGAGAAGCGAAGAGAGCCGATCGATGAGCTCGGCTTGAACGAGCGGCTTATCGGAGTGCCAGACGCAGTAGAAGAGACCTTTCCAGAGCTTTCTGGCGTCGTCGTCGGGGAGTGGTTGGGATTGAGATGGGAGCCATGATTTTAGGAGGAGGCGGAGAGATTTTTCGCGGGGGGATTTCTGAGAAATGGCGAGCTGTTTTATGATGGAACGGCCGAGTTCTGATGAAGCGGTGTTCGCCATTGATGCGGCGGAGAAGAGAGAAGAAAGTGAAAAACGTAAACCCTAGAAATAAGGTTGATAGTGTATTAGTAGAGTTAGTTGGGGTGGAAATATAAAAACGGAAAGAGTTCAAGTTGACGTAGCTATATGCGCATATGAATTGTGATATACTACTAGGCAagtgattgatttttttttttttcatgagtataatgttattttataaatataataataaatacaaGATCAATTAAATATACTTAATTTTATCTTTCTGAAATTTATCAACCAATCAGCTAAAtaggttaaatttttttttttttaat encodes:
- the LOC131626782 gene encoding uncharacterized protein LOC131626782, which encodes MANTASSELGRSIIKQLAISQKSPREKSLRLLLKSWLPSQSQPLPDDDARKLWKGLFYCVWHSDKPLVQAELIDRLSSLLLILHPSFAVQYFETFFVTMRREWSGIDALRLDKFYLLIRRFVSKGFSLINKNSWDLEFVKVIVNCLDDATFGSTDKLLQGSGVNYHVASVFLEEFTPFLPIKEEVLEVMFKPFFTVMGKLGDKVLLGKIKSGLFDVLLRNGRRLLEVKKSGEEGGEGNVDVVNLGTIALAMGFGSKLFELASAPDCVQGNRKVLFELHREFLKLEKDAGISGFEFSIPDSVGRGDEEVSDLVPDVEVDADVVNGKLLKKCKKDKEDSVDKVKKEKKSKKKKKKDKDSAENGDKNVATENGGDLVDEEVDDELVLTETVISNLQKQFEKVAAEAGLDDGDTSLCVTPRAATETVSKKRKRTKNSTGKISKDLESNGGDAEDSAVAKSGEKSSKMVRFSMKNNLVWKPNSPLPPQSLRIPPSVTPRGSALKKGVPPGPVREMSSQTKKAKLKKVRRTIVGTPSVKRLRKLRTLSV